A window of the Haloquadratum walsbyi C23 genome harbors these coding sequences:
- a CDS encoding glutamate--tRNA ligase, protein MDDELRDRIKRSAKKHALLNAVKHESDAEVGAIMGPLMGENPEFRPHGDAIPGIVSGVVSQINDLSVDERRSRLETIAPEALTDIESEDTTDTYDLPSLPGVSDDEPTQSVRMRAAPNPNGPWHIGHARMPAVIGTYSNRYDGSFIIRFDDTDPETKRPDLDAYDDILEDVAYLGFEPDDVIRASDRLELYYARARELIDAGGAYTCSCSGEHFSKLKNAGEACPHREKSVDQTQTEFEAMIHNEYSAGEMVLRVRTDIEHKNPALRDWVAFRLIDTPHPRPQAADYRCWPMLDFQSGIDDHETGVTHIIRGIDLQDSAKRQRFVYDYFDWEYPEVVHWGHINVDEYDVSLSTSTLTEKIETGELDGWDDPRAPTLQSLRCRGIKGDAIVEAMINLGTSTTNVELSMSSIYSNNRQHIDAKADRYFFVRNGETFTLETASEDTIAGHPPLHPDNPERGERMVPVTDGITIEPADVPADGDRVWLKGYACVRRDDNHFRTTNDGIEVVREGDVDVIHWAPTPESSASISVRMRTPDGDITGIAEPDLTDAEIDDIVQFERVGFARIDTKDEQSLDTDMTVYWTHA, encoded by the coding sequence ATTGACGACGAGTTACGCGACCGAATTAAACGGTCTGCGAAAAAGCATGCACTTCTCAATGCAGTCAAACACGAGAGCGACGCCGAAGTCGGAGCAATAATGGGTCCGCTCATGGGCGAGAATCCAGAATTCCGTCCACATGGCGATGCGATTCCTGGAATTGTTAGCGGTGTTGTCTCTCAGATTAATGATCTTTCAGTGGATGAACGCCGCAGTCGACTTGAGACAATCGCTCCAGAAGCCCTCACTGATATCGAGTCTGAGGATACCACCGACACATATGACCTTCCGTCACTTCCAGGCGTCAGCGATGACGAACCCACTCAATCGGTTCGGATGCGAGCAGCACCAAATCCAAATGGTCCATGGCATATTGGTCATGCCCGAATGCCAGCGGTCATTGGAACATACAGCAATCGATATGATGGATCATTCATCATCCGATTTGACGATACCGACCCTGAGACGAAACGCCCAGATCTTGATGCCTACGACGATATTCTTGAAGATGTCGCATATCTTGGATTCGAACCGGATGATGTTATCCGTGCATCTGACCGGCTTGAACTATATTATGCACGCGCACGAGAGTTGATTGATGCTGGCGGAGCGTACACATGTTCATGCTCAGGTGAGCACTTTTCAAAATTAAAAAATGCTGGCGAGGCATGCCCACATCGCGAGAAATCTGTTGATCAGACACAGACTGAATTTGAGGCGATGATTCATAATGAGTATTCTGCTGGTGAAATGGTATTGCGTGTTCGAACCGATATCGAACACAAAAATCCTGCACTTCGCGATTGGGTGGCGTTTCGGTTAATTGACACACCCCATCCTCGACCGCAAGCAGCCGATTACCGCTGTTGGCCGATGCTTGATTTTCAATCCGGAATTGATGATCATGAAACGGGTGTTACACACATTATTCGTGGAATTGATCTACAAGACTCCGCAAAACGACAGCGATTTGTATATGACTATTTTGACTGGGAGTATCCTGAAGTCGTTCATTGGGGACATATCAATGTTGATGAATATGATGTTTCACTGTCAACATCGACACTCACCGAGAAAATCGAGACAGGCGAATTGGACGGATGGGATGACCCGCGTGCACCAACATTACAGAGTCTTCGCTGTCGCGGGATCAAAGGAGACGCAATTGTTGAGGCGATGATAAACCTTGGAACATCGACAACAAATGTTGAGTTATCGATGAGTTCGATATATTCGAATAATCGACAACATATCGACGCCAAGGCAGACCGGTATTTCTTTGTTCGCAACGGTGAAACGTTCACACTTGAGACAGCATCAGAAGACACGATAGCCGGACATCCCCCGCTCCACCCAGATAATCCTGAACGCGGCGAACGAATGGTGCCGGTCACTGATGGAATCACAATTGAGCCCGCGGACGTTCCAGCGGATGGAGACCGTGTCTGGCTGAAGGGCTATGCCTGCGTCCGACGTGATGATAATCACTTCAGGACAACCAATGATGGGATTGAGGTGGTACGGGAGGGAGATGTCGATGTGATCCATTGGGCACCTACCCCTGAATCATCAGCATCGATTTCGGTCCGGATGCGGACGCCAGACGGTGATATCACTGGGATTGCTGAACCTGATCTGACCGATGCTGAAATTGACGATATTGTCCAGTTTGAACGCGTTGGATTTGCTCGTATCGATACCAAAGACGAGCAATCACTGGATACCGATATGACCGTCTACTGGACACACGCATGA
- the idsA3 gene encoding geranylfarnesyl diphosphate synthase has product MSSDATEKRVLEAVRARRTLVNDALDTDVPMQSPERLYEATRYLLEAGGKRLRPTVALLTAESLADVDPLTADYRSFPALDGSEVDVMSAATSIEVIQSFTLIHDDIMDDDDLRRGVPAVHREYDTETAILAGDTLYAKAFELLSNTGADPANGVAAVSRLATTCTQICEGQALDVEFEHRDAVLPEEYLEMVELKTAVLYGAATSTTALLLDADADVVDALYQYGIDAGRAFQIQDDVLDLTVPSEQLGKQRGSDLIENKETLITLHARQQGIDVESLLESTDIDAVSEAAVENAVATLDEAGSIEYASNTATDLVERAKNHLEVLPDNDARSLLCDIADYLITRGY; this is encoded by the coding sequence ATGAGTTCGGACGCGACGGAGAAACGGGTGCTCGAGGCTGTGCGTGCACGCCGGACGCTCGTCAACGATGCCTTGGACACGGATGTCCCGATGCAGTCACCCGAACGACTCTATGAAGCAACGCGGTATTTGCTTGAGGCTGGCGGGAAGCGTCTTCGTCCGACTGTGGCATTACTGACTGCCGAATCGCTTGCTGATGTTGACCCACTGACAGCCGATTATCGGTCATTCCCTGCACTTGATGGGAGTGAAGTTGATGTCATGTCCGCAGCAACGAGTATCGAGGTCATTCAATCATTTACATTGATCCATGATGATATTATGGATGATGATGACCTCCGTCGCGGTGTTCCCGCAGTCCATCGCGAGTATGACACCGAGACGGCAATTCTTGCTGGCGATACGCTTTATGCAAAGGCATTTGAGTTGCTCTCAAATACTGGTGCAGATCCAGCAAACGGTGTTGCTGCTGTGAGTCGGCTTGCAACAACATGCACACAAATCTGTGAGGGTCAAGCACTTGATGTTGAGTTTGAACATCGTGATGCGGTTCTTCCTGAAGAGTATCTTGAAATGGTTGAACTCAAAACGGCTGTGCTGTATGGCGCTGCAACCTCAACAACAGCATTGTTATTGGATGCAGACGCGGATGTTGTCGATGCATTGTATCAATATGGTATTGATGCCGGTCGAGCATTTCAGATTCAAGATGATGTACTAGATCTTACTGTTCCCTCTGAGCAATTGGGCAAGCAACGTGGGTCAGATCTGATTGAGAATAAAGAGACACTAATTACGCTTCATGCACGCCAGCAAGGCATTGATGTTGAATCGCTACTTGAATCGACTGATATTGATGCTGTCTCGGAAGCAGCCGTTGAAAATGCCGTCGCAACACTCGATGAGGCTGGTTCAATTGAATATGCGAGTAACACCGCAACAGATCTGGTTGAGCGGGCGAAAAACCATCTTGAGGTACTTCCAGATAATGATGCGCGCTCGCTTTTATGTGATATTGCTGATTATCTAATTACACGAGGATACTAA
- a CDS encoding ribonuclease J codes for MEIEIATIGGYEEVGRQMTAVRTGDDIVIFDMGLNLSQVLIHDNVETETMHSLDLIDMGAIPDDRIMSDLEGDVQAIVPTHGHLDHIGALSKLAHRYDAPIVGSPFTIELVKQQIDSENKFNVNNDLLKMSAGEAMSIGESGNVELEFVHVTHSIIDAINPVIHTPEGAIVYGLDKRIDHSPVLEDPIDMKRFREIGREDNGVLCYIEDCTNAGRKGRTPSESHARSHLEDTIRSIEDYDGGIVATTFSSHVSRVSSLVEFAKDIDRQPVLLGRSMEKYSGAAERLGFVDLPDDVGMYGHRKSVDRTFKRIMKEGKENYLPIVTGHQGEPRAMLTRMGRGETPFELENGDKVIFSARVIPEPTNEGQRYQSERLLKMQGARIYDEIHVSGHLREEGHYQMLDALQPQHIIPAHQNLEGLSPYVDLAESQGYALGRDLHVTRNGNIVQLVG; via the coding sequence ATGGAAATCGAAATTGCAACAATCGGCGGATATGAAGAAGTCGGTCGACAGATGACGGCTGTCCGAACAGGCGACGATATCGTCATCTTTGATATGGGGCTGAATCTTAGTCAGGTCCTCATCCACGATAATGTGGAGACCGAAACGATGCATAGTCTTGATCTAATTGACATGGGCGCAATTCCAGATGATCGGATTATGTCCGATCTTGAGGGTGATGTGCAAGCAATCGTCCCAACTCATGGTCATCTTGACCATATTGGCGCGCTTTCAAAGCTTGCCCATCGATATGACGCTCCAATTGTCGGCTCACCATTCACGATCGAGTTAGTAAAACAACAAATTGACAGTGAAAATAAATTTAATGTTAATAATGACCTGCTGAAAATGTCCGCAGGCGAAGCAATGTCGATTGGTGAGAGTGGGAATGTTGAACTTGAATTTGTTCATGTCACACATTCGATTATTGATGCGATCAATCCAGTCATTCACACACCTGAGGGAGCCATTGTCTATGGTCTTGATAAACGCATCGATCACTCACCAGTCTTAGAGGATCCTATAGATATGAAACGGTTCCGCGAGATTGGACGTGAGGATAATGGTGTTCTTTGTTATATTGAGGATTGTACGAACGCGGGTCGAAAGGGACGCACTCCGTCTGAGTCACATGCTCGGTCTCATCTTGAGGACACAATCAGATCAATCGAAGATTATGATGGCGGAATCGTTGCAACGACGTTCTCATCACATGTGTCTCGTGTCTCATCGCTTGTCGAATTTGCAAAAGATATTGACCGACAGCCCGTACTTCTCGGTCGGTCGATGGAAAAATACTCTGGAGCTGCAGAACGACTTGGATTTGTTGACCTTCCAGATGATGTTGGAATGTATGGTCATCGAAAGTCTGTTGATCGGACATTTAAACGCATCATGAAAGAAGGCAAAGAGAATTATCTCCCAATCGTAACCGGTCATCAAGGTGAGCCTCGAGCAATGCTTACACGAATGGGACGTGGTGAAACGCCATTTGAGCTTGAAAATGGTGATAAGGTTATTTTCTCTGCACGAGTGATTCCTGAACCAACGAATGAAGGTCAGCGCTATCAATCTGAACGCCTTCTAAAGATGCAGGGTGCGCGAATTTATGATGAAATCCACGTCTCAGGTCATCTACGCGAGGAAGGACATTATCAGATGCTTGATGCGCTTCAGCCACAGCATATCATCCCAGCTCATCAAAATCTTGAGGGGCTGTCGCCATATGTTGACCTCGCTGAGTCACAGGGATATGCACTCGGTCGCGACCTCCATGTGACGCGTAACGGCAATATTGTTCAGCTGGTGGGGTAA
- a CDS encoding LSM domain-containing protein has translation MSGRPLDVLEAALDDTVTITLKDGSAYYGTLAGYDQHMNAVLDPAMASETVDPGALDVTEVEDTTIIRGDNIVTINV, from the coding sequence ATGAGCGGACGACCTCTTGACGTTCTTGAAGCTGCGCTTGATGATACTGTCACTATCACACTTAAAGACGGAAGTGCTTATTATGGCACACTTGCGGGATATGATCAGCATATGAACGCTGTGCTTGACCCGGCGATGGCGTCTGAGACTGTGGATCCCGGTGCGTTAGATGTCACAGAAGTTGAAGACACAACGATTATACGCGGCGATAACATCGTTACAATTAACGTATGA
- a CDS encoding 50S ribosomal protein L37e, which produces MTGAGTPSQGKKNTTTHVKCRRCGEKSYHTKKKVCSSCGFGKSAKRRDYEWSSKTGDN; this is translated from the coding sequence ATGACTGGTGCTGGTACTCCAAGTCAAGGGAAGAAAAACACGACAACGCATGTGAAGTGTCGTCGATGTGGGGAGAAATCCTACCATACTAAAAAGAAGGTCTGCTCGTCCTGTGGCTTTGGGAAATCCGCAAAACGACGTGATTATGAGTGGAGTTCAAAGACTGGCGATAACTGA
- the purF gene encoding amidophosphoribosyltransferase, with protein sequence MSDGRDVTPTPGRAIESGTESKSETKPDANPDAETGGDADAGADAGAHKTKELDSEVLSQLSADRDDISTDDKIETKTEIKTKIKTGNESDHNADNNHSNAIDQTTDLKSASSLNSGTSVPISQPSKISSSEDKQQTQRQTNSGSGPTEKCGVVGVALTDRRAARPLYYSLYALQHRGQESAGIVTHDGFQQHSHVEMGLVGDAFDESDLNTLAGGTGIGHVRYPTSGGVNACCAQPFSVSFKSGSLGLSHNGNLVNADEIRDELESLGHAFTSDGDTEVIAHELARNLLEADLVRAVKQTMERIHGSYALTIMHDETVLAVRDPEGNRPLCIGEVEDGYVVASESAAIDTLDGELVRDVRPGELVVLDADGSGFESYQLTDRQNTAHCFFEHVYFARPDSVINETLVYEARRNLGRKLWAEQGVETDVVMPVPDSGRAFASGYADAANETTADGDIRETTSTNDDAIEFAEGLMKNRYVGRTFIMPTQDERERAVRLKLNPIKSTVEGRSVTIIDDSIVRGTTSRQLVQLLRDAGASEVHVRIGAPQIIAPCYMGIDMASRDELIAADKSTEEIRAEIDADSLGYLSVDAVADVLGEHRSDLCLGCVTGSYPYDIDNEDSDRDVTRPVIAGPDTGADATNQGNESKQETASDGEPARADD encoded by the coding sequence ATGTCTGACGGGCGGGACGTGACCCCCACACCCGGACGTGCGATAGAGTCAGGAACGGAATCGAAATCCGAAACAAAACCGGACGCTAATCCAGACGCGGAGACAGGCGGAGACGCAGACGCAGGCGCAGACGCAGGCGCACATAAAACCAAAGAACTAGATTCTGAAGTACTATCTCAACTATCAGCAGATCGTGACGATATTAGTACAGACGATAAGATTGAGACTAAGACTGAGATTAAGACTAAAATTAAGACTGGGAATGAAAGTGATCATAATGCGGATAATAACCACAGCAATGCAATCGATCAAACGACCGATCTAAAATCAGCATCATCACTTAATTCGGGGACGTCAGTCCCGATTTCACAACCGTCGAAAATTAGCTCTTCAGAAGATAAGCAACAAACACAGAGACAGACAAATTCGGGGTCCGGACCAACCGAGAAATGTGGTGTTGTTGGTGTTGCACTCACGGACCGTCGTGCTGCACGACCCCTATATTACTCATTATACGCGTTACAACACCGTGGACAGGAGTCTGCAGGGATTGTCACGCACGATGGATTCCAACAACACAGCCACGTAGAGATGGGGCTCGTCGGTGATGCGTTTGATGAGTCAGATCTCAACACGCTCGCAGGCGGAACGGGGATTGGGCATGTTCGGTATCCAACCTCTGGCGGTGTCAACGCCTGTTGTGCACAGCCATTTTCTGTTTCATTCAAATCTGGCTCGCTTGGGCTTTCGCATAATGGGAATCTTGTTAATGCGGATGAGATTCGCGATGAACTCGAGTCACTCGGTCACGCATTTACCTCAGATGGTGATACCGAGGTCATTGCGCACGAACTTGCTCGCAACCTGCTTGAGGCAGATCTCGTTCGTGCTGTCAAGCAAACCATGGAGCGAATTCACGGGTCATATGCACTGACTATTATGCATGATGAGACTGTGCTTGCTGTCCGTGACCCCGAAGGGAACCGCCCGCTTTGTATTGGTGAGGTTGAGGATGGATATGTTGTTGCCTCAGAGTCTGCTGCGATTGACACGCTTGATGGTGAGCTTGTTAGGGATGTCCGACCGGGCGAGCTTGTTGTACTTGATGCTGACGGCTCTGGATTTGAGTCATATCAACTCACTGATCGTCAAAATACGGCACACTGCTTCTTTGAGCATGTTTATTTTGCCCGACCAGATTCAGTAATCAATGAGACACTTGTGTATGAAGCGCGACGGAATCTTGGTCGAAAACTATGGGCTGAACAAGGAGTTGAGACAGACGTTGTTATGCCTGTCCCCGATTCAGGTCGTGCGTTTGCCTCAGGATATGCCGATGCGGCGAATGAAACGACTGCTGATGGTGATATTCGAGAGACAACCAGTACAAATGACGATGCGATTGAGTTTGCTGAGGGATTAATGAAAAATCGGTATGTCGGTCGGACATTTATTATGCCAACGCAGGATGAGCGTGAACGCGCTGTCCGGCTAAAGCTGAATCCAATCAAAAGCACTGTTGAAGGTCGATCAGTGACAATTATCGATGATAGTATCGTCCGAGGAACAACATCACGGCAACTTGTTCAACTTCTCCGCGATGCTGGTGCGTCTGAGGTCCATGTTCGGATTGGCGCTCCACAGATTATTGCTCCCTGTTATATGGGAATTGATATGGCCTCACGTGATGAACTCATTGCTGCTGATAAATCGACTGAGGAGATTCGCGCAGAAATTGATGCTGACAGCTTGGGATATCTCTCTGTTGATGCGGTTGCAGACGTGCTTGGTGAACATCGCTCGGATCTTTGTCTTGGATGTGTCACAGGCTCATATCCATACGATATTGATAATGAGGATAGTGACCGCGATGTCACGCGACCAGTCATCGCTGGACCCGATACAGGGGCAGACGCAACAAATCAAGGAAATGAATCAAAACAGGAAACTGCATCCGATGGTGAGCCAGCGCGCGCTGATGATTAA
- a CDS encoding DUF655 domain-containing protein, which translates to MTESQDADANSVDKSDQSDGRNTSADAETDIRHAVILDHLPHGRADNNRPRHQRDPLAYGLGERDFRLYELTLDADADIDISIGDRVVVGPTEARELVDEFRQISYADLSNTAQNEVEYAVEDIIKTNERRFVDFYNDAQPITLRLHQLNLLPGIGKKLRNNILDQRKRGPFESFDEIEERVAGLHHPSSVLKDRILEELHEDDLKYNVFVAPSE; encoded by the coding sequence ATGACCGAGAGCCAGGACGCCGACGCTAATTCCGTCGATAAGTCGGATCAAAGTGACGGTCGTAATACGAGTGCGGACGCTGAGACAGATATCCGGCATGCGGTTATTCTTGATCATCTGCCACATGGGCGCGCTGACAATAATCGTCCGCGACATCAGCGTGACCCACTGGCATATGGCCTTGGAGAACGCGATTTCCGGTTATATGAGTTGACGCTTGATGCAGACGCAGATATCGATATCTCAATTGGTGATCGTGTTGTTGTTGGTCCGACTGAAGCCCGTGAGTTGGTCGATGAGTTTCGACAAATAAGCTATGCAGACCTATCCAACACCGCACAGAACGAGGTTGAGTACGCGGTTGAGGACATTATCAAAACAAACGAACGTCGATTTGTCGACTTCTATAACGATGCTCAACCAATCACGCTTCGACTTCATCAATTGAACCTACTTCCAGGGATTGGCAAGAAACTTCGAAACAATATCCTTGATCAGCGAAAGCGTGGACCGTTTGAAAGCTTCGATGAAATAGAAGAACGGGTAGCAGGGCTTCATCATCCGTCTTCTGTACTCAAGGATCGAATTCTTGAGGAGCTGCACGAGGACGATTTGAAATATAATGTTTTTGTCGCACCAAGTGAATAA
- a CDS encoding RNA polymerase Rpb4 family protein: protein MTIFKEKLDDDYQTVSEVKLLLQNIEAERAAEADRDLRYELARAIEHVNRFADLDPSDSRELVDELLTEEKVDEPTAIKIADLLPQDRDELRAVFAQERYALNGDELDAILNTVKKYA from the coding sequence ATGACAATTTTTAAAGAAAAACTCGATGATGACTATCAGACCGTTTCAGAAGTCAAACTATTACTTCAAAATATTGAGGCCGAACGTGCTGCTGAGGCTGACCGTGACCTTCGATATGAACTCGCGCGTGCCATCGAACATGTAAATAGATTTGCTGATCTTGATCCGTCAGATTCACGCGAACTTGTTGATGAACTACTCACTGAGGAGAAAGTCGATGAACCGACAGCAATCAAAATTGCTGATCTCCTTCCACAGGATCGCGATGAACTTCGCGCCGTCTTTGCTCAAGAACGATATGCGCTTAATGGCGACGAACTAGATGCAATCCTCAACACTGTCAAGAAGTACGCCTAA
- a CDS encoding 50S ribosomal protein L21e has translation MPSSNGPMTGTRDKLSNSPRERGMSPPQRAIQEYDEGQKVHLRIDPSVREGRFHPRFNGHTGEVTGKQGRAFKVKIIDGGKEKTLIARPAHLRAQE, from the coding sequence ATGCCAAGTTCGAACGGTCCAATGACTGGAACTCGCGATAAACTTTCGAACTCCCCGCGCGAACGAGGGATGTCACCACCTCAGCGAGCGATTCAAGAATATGATGAAGGACAAAAAGTCCACCTTCGAATTGACCCAAGCGTTCGTGAAGGTCGATTCCATCCCCGGTTTAACGGTCATACTGGAGAGGTAACTGGAAAACAAGGACGAGCATTCAAAGTTAAGATTATTGACGGTGGAAAAGAAAAAACGCTCATCGCGCGCCCAGCACATCTCCGCGCTCAAGAATAA
- a CDS encoding elongation factor 1-beta: MGKVAAKIKVMPDSPDIDLDELQERLEQSLPEGAKINGFERDDVAFGLVALLPTVIVPDDAGGTEAVEESFGDVTGVESVAVENVGRI, encoded by the coding sequence ATGGGAAAGGTAGCTGCAAAGATCAAGGTCATGCCAGACAGCCCTGATATTGATCTTGATGAACTCCAAGAACGACTTGAACAATCGCTACCAGAAGGCGCGAAAATAAATGGGTTTGAACGAGATGACGTAGCGTTTGGGCTCGTTGCACTTCTTCCGACAGTCATTGTCCCGGATGACGCCGGTGGGACCGAGGCTGTTGAGGAGTCATTCGGCGACGTCACTGGTGTCGAAAGCGTTGCCGTTGAGAATGTCGGTCGCATCTGA
- a CDS encoding HVO_2753 family zinc finger protein, translated as MSQSDQRHARQCVSCGINISGMSAATFDCPECGCDISRCSKCRKQSNLYECPDCGFRGP; from the coding sequence ATGAGTCAGTCCGACCAGCGACACGCCAGACAGTGTGTGTCCTGCGGTATCAACATTTCTGGGATGAGTGCTGCTACGTTCGATTGCCCAGAGTGTGGGTGTGATATTTCACGATGCTCGAAGTGTCGAAAGCAAAGCAATCTGTATGAATGTCCTGATTGTGGATTCAGAGGACCCTAG
- a CDS encoding tripartite tricarboxylate transporter permease, with translation MTVIPAVESSLISISISASTSASTATLPIFLPLAIEGSHITAAAAILGYACLGATLGTCTGLVPGFHVNSVAFLLVGIAPTLPGSPVAVGAAVLAGGIVHTFLSVVPGLVLGVPEAATAPGVLPGHRLVLNGCGHEAIRLSALGSAIALIVAVTLALPLSWIISAGEQHLRSVLPALLIGVALALAGTESTWKARIGGLCCAVLATGFGILTLDLPAAGPIAPPGAESMLGPIFAGLFGTPVLLDALGSDGEIPPQQRSAVGLSGKKTVRAALAGAGGGALVGYLPGVSAGVAATLALGGAGGETDADETDRPYVVATSGADTATAVFAVASLVVLGSPRSGVTVALSTLGEVSGEAPAGLLTLLLIVIFAASLGIVLLVTVGEWYLTVVRRLPRQPLVGCVLIFITGLAVGFGGLLGGAVFSLSTLIGLIPPRIGVRRVHLMGVLLGPVALM, from the coding sequence GTGACAGTTATACCCGCTGTAGAATCATCATTAATATCAATATCAATATCAGCCTCAACCTCAGCCTCGACAGCGACGTTACCAATATTTCTGCCACTGGCAATTGAGGGGTCTCACATCACCGCAGCAGCGGCGATTCTTGGATATGCATGTCTTGGTGCAACACTTGGCACTTGTACAGGGCTTGTTCCAGGATTCCATGTTAACAGCGTTGCATTTTTACTTGTTGGGATTGCGCCAACACTTCCAGGCTCACCCGTCGCTGTCGGTGCAGCTGTTCTTGCAGGCGGTATTGTACATACATTTCTTTCTGTTGTCCCCGGGCTTGTTCTTGGTGTCCCTGAGGCGGCGACTGCACCCGGTGTTCTCCCTGGACATCGGCTTGTACTCAATGGCTGTGGGCATGAAGCAATTCGATTATCAGCGCTTGGAAGTGCAATTGCTTTGATTGTTGCAGTAACCCTTGCACTTCCACTGTCATGGATAATCTCCGCTGGAGAGCAGCATCTGCGATCGGTTCTTCCGGCGCTCTTGATTGGCGTTGCGCTTGCGCTTGCTGGGACTGAATCGACATGGAAAGCTCGTATTGGTGGTCTTTGTTGTGCTGTTCTTGCAACGGGATTCGGCATTCTCACGCTTGATTTGCCTGCTGCAGGACCAATTGCCCCACCTGGAGCTGAGTCAATGCTTGGACCAATCTTTGCAGGATTGTTTGGCACGCCAGTACTATTAGATGCACTTGGGAGCGATGGAGAAATCCCCCCACAACAACGAAGTGCTGTCGGACTTTCAGGGAAAAAAACAGTGCGAGCAGCACTTGCTGGTGCTGGAGGTGGAGCACTTGTTGGGTATCTTCCAGGGGTTTCAGCCGGAGTGGCAGCGACACTTGCACTTGGGGGAGCAGGCGGTGAGACTGATGCAGATGAGACAGATCGACCATATGTTGTTGCAACAAGCGGGGCTGATACCGCGACAGCTGTCTTCGCCGTTGCATCATTAGTTGTGTTGGGGTCACCACGTAGTGGCGTAACGGTGGCGCTTTCAACACTTGGAGAAGTGAGTGGTGAGGCACCAGCCGGTCTTCTCACACTACTGTTGATTGTTATCTTTGCCGCATCACTCGGTATCGTGCTGTTAGTGACTGTTGGTGAATGGTATCTCACCGTTGTTCGACGTCTACCACGTCAGCCGCTCGTCGGCTGTGTATTGATATTTATTACCGGGCTTGCAGTCGGATTTGGTGGTCTTCTTGGTGGTGCTGTGTTTTCTCTCTCAACGCTTATTGGGCTCATTCCACCACGTATTGGCGTCCGTCGTGTCCATCTCATGGGTGTTTTGCTGGGGCCCGTTGCACTCATGTGA
- the rpl12p gene encoding 50S ribosomal protein P1: MEYIYAALTLNESGESITEDAVTEVLEAAGVDVEDSRVKALVAALEDVDIEEAIDTAAAAPAPAAGAGAASEAEVEDEADTDEEEPDETEEEEADEADDEDDEASGEGLGNLFG; this comes from the coding sequence ATGGAATACATTTACGCAGCTCTTACACTGAATGAATCAGGCGAATCGATTACCGAAGATGCCGTCACAGAAGTGCTTGAAGCAGCTGGAGTCGATGTTGAGGACTCCCGCGTCAAAGCGCTTGTCGCCGCACTTGAAGATGTCGACATTGAGGAAGCCATTGACACGGCTGCCGCAGCCCCCGCTCCTGCAGCAGGTGCTGGTGCTGCAAGTGAAGCTGAAGTTGAGGATGAAGCTGATACCGACGAGGAAGAACCAGACGAGACAGAGGAAGAAGAAGCCGATGAAGCAGATGATGAAGATGATGAAGCCTCTGGCGAAGGGCTTGGTAACCTCTTCGGCTAA